One stretch of Prunus persica cultivar Lovell chromosome G1, Prunus_persica_NCBIv2, whole genome shotgun sequence DNA includes these proteins:
- the LOC18793263 gene encoding alcohol dehydrogenase-like 7 isoform X1 — MDDEKLPSESRGKPIRCRAAVSRKPGEPLVIEEIMVAPPMPHEVRIRIICTSLCQTDLSFWKMKDFPAIFPRILGHEAIGVVESVGEDVNEVTEGDTVIPTFKSECGECADCKSTRSNLCAKFPRPSIFMPRYGTSRFTDLSGEVLYHFLSVSSFTEYTVVDKAHITKIDPAIPPSSACLLSCGVSTGVGAAWRTAKVEKGSTVAIFGLGSIGLAVAEGARLCGAARIIGVDVNRDKFEIGKKFGLTDFVDPANCENNSVSEQVIKEMTGGGADYCFECVGLITLMQEAYACCRKGWGKTVVLGMDGPGSQVTLPSLDIIFGKTLTGSLFGGLKPKSDIAVLINRYKDKELQLDEFVTHEIRFEEINKAFDLLIEGKCLRCVIYMTNE; from the exons ATGGATGATGAGAAATTGCCAAGTGAAAGCCGAGGGAAGCCTATTCGATGCAGAG CTGCTGTGAGTCGCAAACCAGGAGAGCCTCTAGTGATTGAAGAGATCATGGTGGCACCCCCGATGCCTCATGAAGTCCGTATTCGAATTATATGTACCTCTCTGTGTCAGACCGATCTCTCCTTCTGGAAAATGAAG GACTTCCCCGCAATTTTCCCAAGAATTCTTGGTCACGAAGCTATTGG GGTTGTGGAGAGTGTTGGGGAGGATGTCAATGAGGTGACTGAGGGAGATACCGTCATCCCAACATTCAAGTCAGAATGTGGAGAGTGTGCAGATTGTAAATCGACAAGGAGCAACCTATGTGCAAAATTCCCCAGGCCCTCAATTTTTATGCCAAGATACGGGACGAGCAGATTCACAGACCTCAGTGGGGAAGTTCTATACCATTTCCTCTCCGTGTCTAGTTTTACTGAGTATACAGTGGTAGACAAAGCCCATATCACAAAAATTGACCCTGCAATACCACCAAGCAGTGCCTGCCTCCTGAGCTGTGGAGTATCGACCG GAGTTGGTGCTGCTTGGAGAACAGCAAAGGTGGAGAAGGGATCAACTGTTGCTATATTTGGGCTGGGTTCCATTGGATTAGCT GTCGCGGAGGGAGCAAGACTTTGTGGTGCAGCCAGAATTATTGGCGTGGATGTGAACCGagacaaatttgaaattg GAAAAAAGTTTGGACTCACTGACTTTGTCGACCCTGCGAATTGCGAGAATAATTCTGTGAGCGAG CAGGTAATCAAGGAAATGACTGGCGGGGGTGCAGACTATTGCTTTGAATGTGTTGGGCTGATAACACTGATGCAAGAAGCTTACGCTTGCTGCCGAAAg GGTTGGGGAAAAACAGTTGTTTTAGGCATGGACGGACCGGGCTCACAGGTGACCCTTCCCTCTCTTGATATCATTTTTGGCAAAACCCTCACGGGATCCTTATTCGGAGGACTCAAACCTAAATCTGATATCGCTGTCCTCATCAATCGATACAAGGACAAG GAACTACAACTTGATGAGTTTGTGACACACGAGATCAGGTTTGAAGAAATCAACAAAGCTTTTGATTTACTCATTGAAGGGAAATGTCTCCGATGTGTAATCTATATGACCAATGAATGA
- the LOC18791196 gene encoding 2-alkenal reductase (NADP(+)-dependent) yields MAKLVSNKQVILRDYVSGRYPTESDMYVKTSNISLKVPHVQGGQGEGPCNNIVLVKNLYLSCDPMMRFLIMDTSHYKMTKYEYCTPGSPICGYGVAKVLDSSNPEFKEGDLVWGLTRWEEYSFITNTKSLIKIQHTDVPLSYYTGILGMPGKSAYAGFFEVCTPKKGEYVFVSAASGAVGQLVGQFAKLAGCYVVGSAGSKEKVDLLKNKLGFDEAFNYKEEHDLNAALKRYFPQGIDVYFENVGGDMLEAVLLNMREHGRITICGMISQYNLPEPQGIKNVMQIAFKRLHIHGFTHRDYDHIVPKYLDFVLPYIRQGKLVYVEDIVEGLENGPAALVGLFNGRNFGKQVIALAHQ; encoded by the exons ATGGCAAAATTGGTGAGCAACAAGCAGGTGATTTTGAGAGACTACGTCTCTGGCAGGTATCCGACCGAGTCGGACATGTATGTGAAGACAAGTAACATAAGCTTGAAGGTTCCACATGTACAAGGAGGACAAGGAGAAGGGCCTTGTAATAATATTGTGTTGGTCAAGAACCTCTACTTGTCCTGCGATCCAATGATGCGATTTCTCATCATGGATACTTCTCATTACAAAATGACCAAATACGAATATTGTACCCCTGGCTCT ccAATTTGTGGGTATGGTGTggccaaagttttggactccagTAATCCAGAATTTAAAGAAGGTGACTTGGTATGGGGGCTAACCAGATGGGAAGAGTATAGCTTCATCACAAACACTAAAAGCCTCATCAAAATCCAGCACACTGATGTACCCCTTTCCTACTATACTGGAATTCTGG GTATGCCCGGTAAGAGTGCTTATGCTGGTTTCTTTGAAGTATGCACTCCGAAGAAAGGGGAATACGTGTTCGTGTCTGCAGCATCCGGAGCAGTTGGGCAGCTTGTGGGACAATTTGCAAAATTGGCTGGTTGTTATGTTGTTGGAAGTGCTGGAAGTAAAGAAAAG GTTGACCTGCTGAAGAATAAGTTGGGGTTCGATGAGGCCTTCAACTACAAGGAGGAGCATGATTTAAACGCAGCTCTGAAAAGGTATTTTCCTCAAGGCATTGATGTCTACTTTGAGAATGTTGGTGGGGATATGCTGGAGGCTGTGCTGCTCAACATGAGAGAACACGGTCGCATTACTATTTGCGGAATGATTTCACAATACAATCTTCCCGAGCCTCAAGGAATTAAAAACGTGATGCAAATTGCATTTAAGAGACTGCATATACACGGATTTACACATCGCGATTACGATCACATCGTGCCCAAATACTTAGACTTTGTGCTGCCTTACATCCGCCAAGGCAAATTAGTGTATGTGGAAGACATAGTTGAAGGCCTTGAGAATGGTCCAGCAGCCCTGGTTGGGCTTTTCAATGGCCGCAACTTTGGCAAACAAGTCATTGCACTTGCTCACCAATGA
- the LOC18793263 gene encoding alcohol dehydrogenase-like 7 isoform X2, producing MDDEKLPSESRGKPIRCRAAVSRKPGEPLVIEEIMVAPPMPHEVRIRIICTSLCQTDLSFWKMKDFPAIFPRILGHEAIGVVESVGEDVNEVTEGDTVIPTFKSECGECADCKSTRSNLCAKFPRPSIFMPRYGTSRFTDLSGEVLYHFLSVSSFTEYTVVDKAHITKIDPAIPPSSACLLSCGVSTGVGAAWRTAKVEKGSTVAIFGLGSIGLAVAEGARLCGAARIIGVDVNRDKFEIGKKFGLTDFVDPANCENNSVSEVIKEMTGGGADYCFECVGLITLMQEAYACCRKGWGKTVVLGMDGPGSQVTLPSLDIIFGKTLTGSLFGGLKPKSDIAVLINRYKDKELQLDEFVTHEIRFEEINKAFDLLIEGKCLRCVIYMTNE from the exons ATGGATGATGAGAAATTGCCAAGTGAAAGCCGAGGGAAGCCTATTCGATGCAGAG CTGCTGTGAGTCGCAAACCAGGAGAGCCTCTAGTGATTGAAGAGATCATGGTGGCACCCCCGATGCCTCATGAAGTCCGTATTCGAATTATATGTACCTCTCTGTGTCAGACCGATCTCTCCTTCTGGAAAATGAAG GACTTCCCCGCAATTTTCCCAAGAATTCTTGGTCACGAAGCTATTGG GGTTGTGGAGAGTGTTGGGGAGGATGTCAATGAGGTGACTGAGGGAGATACCGTCATCCCAACATTCAAGTCAGAATGTGGAGAGTGTGCAGATTGTAAATCGACAAGGAGCAACCTATGTGCAAAATTCCCCAGGCCCTCAATTTTTATGCCAAGATACGGGACGAGCAGATTCACAGACCTCAGTGGGGAAGTTCTATACCATTTCCTCTCCGTGTCTAGTTTTACTGAGTATACAGTGGTAGACAAAGCCCATATCACAAAAATTGACCCTGCAATACCACCAAGCAGTGCCTGCCTCCTGAGCTGTGGAGTATCGACCG GAGTTGGTGCTGCTTGGAGAACAGCAAAGGTGGAGAAGGGATCAACTGTTGCTATATTTGGGCTGGGTTCCATTGGATTAGCT GTCGCGGAGGGAGCAAGACTTTGTGGTGCAGCCAGAATTATTGGCGTGGATGTGAACCGagacaaatttgaaattg GAAAAAAGTTTGGACTCACTGACTTTGTCGACCCTGCGAATTGCGAGAATAATTCTGTGAGCGAG GTAATCAAGGAAATGACTGGCGGGGGTGCAGACTATTGCTTTGAATGTGTTGGGCTGATAACACTGATGCAAGAAGCTTACGCTTGCTGCCGAAAg GGTTGGGGAAAAACAGTTGTTTTAGGCATGGACGGACCGGGCTCACAGGTGACCCTTCCCTCTCTTGATATCATTTTTGGCAAAACCCTCACGGGATCCTTATTCGGAGGACTCAAACCTAAATCTGATATCGCTGTCCTCATCAATCGATACAAGGACAAG GAACTACAACTTGATGAGTTTGTGACACACGAGATCAGGTTTGAAGAAATCAACAAAGCTTTTGATTTACTCATTGAAGGGAAATGTCTCCGATGTGTAATCTATATGACCAATGAATGA
- the LOC18788681 gene encoding 50S ribosomal protein 6, chloroplastic — translation MSVSAVLGPQLVAVGVPVKNPSATASFGVPKTSPWRGSVGGGTGLMIECSSRPQKKATAHHRKTRPRKTQPWDVKRKPTVYTPLPPLPADWTLVSSADEASSSSPQEPPTTE, via the coding sequence ATGTCAGTTTCAGCTGTGTTGGGGCCTCAATTGGTGGCTGTGGGTGTGCCCGTGAAGAACCCATCTGCGACGGCGTCGTTTGGGGTCCCAAAGACATCCCCATGGCGCGGCTCAGTTGGTGGAGGTACTGGGTTGATGATTGAATGTTCGTCGAGGCCACAGAAGAAGGCCACTGCTCATCACAGGAAGACTCGGCCTCGCAAAACGCAGCCATGGGACGTGAAACGCAAGCCCACTGTGTACACTCCTCTGCCTCCTCTCCCTGCCGACTGGACATTGGTCTCTTCTGCAGATGaagcttcatcttcttccccaCAAGAGCCACCCACTACTGAGTAG
- the LOC18792697 gene encoding inositol-tetrakisphosphate 1-kinase 3 isoform X2, which yields MLQAVADMNLSDSYGKVGVPRQLVVKRDASSIPDAVANSGLTLPIVAKPLVNDGSAKSHELSLAFDRYSLQKLEPPLVLQEFVNHGGVLFKVYIVGEAIKVVRRFSLPDVSKRELSKTAGVYRFPRVSCAAASADDADLDPGIAELPPRPLLERLAKELRRRLGLRLFNLDMIREHGTRDRFYVIDINYFPGYGKMPEYEHIFTDFLLSLVQAKYKKRSG from the exons ATGCTCCAGGCTGTTGCTGATATGAACTTGTCTGATTCCTATG GCAAAGTTGGTGTTCCCAGACAGTTGGTTGTCAAAAGAGATGCATCGTCCATACCTGATGCTGTTGCAAATAGTGGGCTGACACTACCCATTG TTGCAAAGCCACTGGTCAATGATGGAAGTGCAAAGTCACATGAATTATCACTTGCTTTTGATCGATACTCTCTCCAAAAGCTTGAACCTCCGCTTGTTCTTCAGGAGTTCGTAAACCATG GAGGTGTTCTTTTTAAAGTCTATATTGTGGGTGAAGCTATAAAAGTGGTCAGGCGTTTCTCTTTACCTGATGTCAGTAAACGAGAGCTCTCCAAAACGGCTGGTGTATATCGTTTCCCCAGGGTTTCTTGTGCTGCAGCTTCTGCAGATGATGCAGATCTGGACCCAGGCATTGCTG AACTTCCTCCACGACCGTTACTTGAGAGACTTGCCAAGGAACTTCGCCGTAGACTG GGTCTGCGGCTGTTCAACTTGGATATGATCAGAGAGCATGGGACCAGAGATCGGTTTTATGTCATTGACATTAACTATTTCCCTG GGTATGGGAAAATGCCAGAGTATGAGCACATATTTACGGACTTCCTCTTGAGCCTGGTGCAGGCCAAGTACAAAAAAAGATCTGGCTGA
- the LOC109947636 gene encoding uncharacterized protein LOC109947636, protein MILYKTDDALMCKVFMMTLREAAQDWFHTLPSASIGNFKELAFIFTKEYTSYKTVRKHADHLFNLRNKPDESLRDYLKRFKAEKANIIGCNDQVASSAFKKGLPTEHELYRELAITPSQTLAEVFATAERYALWDDDRITAKKASKQVDHPTKQILTQVKDKPWVRRPSPMKGDPSKRDTNKYCAFHGEHGHYTNNCNAWKRHLEELVREGHCTEFVAKKAIQQIEDRDAAAKEPPQKVIRINTILADSQESRLTTKEHKRKIAQATYVSQITTGVPVIVDTPIIGFQKKDLIGLDLLHNESLVICIQIEQAVIERVHVDEGSAANILQLSVIQQMGLEPKISKLARSLTGFNGATSITVGQIDLDVHSPPVVCSQTFMVIDEISPYNGILGRPWISKIEAITSPLHQKIRYPIPGGGIGQIDSDQAMARRCTAHGLKKSKQMQFTPAMQAANEARSAPNRQASSSQKLPHNSN, encoded by the exons ATGATCCTGTACAAGACAGACGATGCCCTGATGTGCAAAGTGTTCATGATGACCCTGCGAGAAGCAGCtcaagactggttccacactCTACCGTCCGCGTCGATAGGAAACTTCAAGGAGTTGGCCTTCATCTTCACAAAGgagtacacctcctacaagacgGTCAGAAAGCATGCAGACCATCTGTTCAACCTGCGCAATAAGCCAGACGAGTCTCTACGAGACTACCTGAAACGGTTTAAGGCTGAAAAGGCTAACATCATAGGATGCAATGACCAAGTTGCATCCTCAGCTTTCAAGAAGGGATTGCCAACCGAGCACGAGCTATACCGGGAACTGGCCATAACACCAAGTCAAACCTTGGCAGAAGTGTTCGCGACGGCAGAACGCTACGCACTTTGGGACGATGATCGAATCACCGCAAAGAAAGCTAGCAAGCAAGTTGATCACCCGACGAAGCAG ATCCTGACTCAAGTGAAGGACAAGCCGTGGGTGAGGAGACCGTCACCCATGAAAGGAGACCCCTCTAAGAGGGACACCAATAAATACTGCGCATTCCACGGGGAGCACGGTCATTACACCAACAATTGCAATGCCTGGAAAAGGCATCTGGAGGAGTTGGTCAGAGAAGGTCATTGCACAGAATTCGTCGCAAAGAAGGCCATTCAACAGATCGAGGATCGTGATGCGGCTGCCAAGGAACCTCCCCAAAAGGTCATTCGAATCAACACCATTCTAGCTGACTCTCAGGAGTCCAGACTGACCACCAAGGAGCACAAGAGGAAGATCGCGCAGGCGACTTATGTCTCCCAAATCACAACAGGAGTACCAGTTATCGTAGATACACCCATCATTGGTTTCCAGAAGAAAGACTTGATCGGGCTTGACCTGCTGCATAATGAATCCCTAGTCATCTGCATTCAGATTGAACAAGCTGTGATCGAGCGAGTTCATGTGGATGAGGGAAGCGCAGCCAACATCCTGCAACTATCTGTCATCCAGCAGATGGGATTGGAGCCCAAGATAAGCAAACTTGCAAGGTCGCTGACTGGCTTCAATGGGGCTACATCAATCACTGTTGGACAGATCGACCTTGACGTCCACTCGCCCCCAGTAGTCTGCTCACAAACCTTCATGGTCATCGACGAGATCTCCCCGTACAACGGAATCCTGGGCCGACCGTGGATCAGCAAGATCGAGGCTATCACATCTCCTCTACACCAGAAGATTCGCTACCCCATCCCTGGAGGCGGAATCGGGCAGATCGATAGTGACCAAGCCATGGCAAGAAGATGCACAGCTCACGGACTCAAGAAGAGCAAGCAGATGCAGTTCACACCAGCAATGCAAGCTGCCAACGAGGCACGAAGCGCTCCCAACAGACAAGCAAGCTCGAGCCAGAAGTTACCTCACAATAGCAATTAA